The Pyrodictium delaneyi genome contains a region encoding:
- a CDS encoding ABC transporter ATP-binding protein, with protein MADTVLRVEDLSVYYYTLRGIVRAVEGAWLEARRGELVAIVGESGSGKSTLGYSLLRLVPPPGRIVKGRILVDGVDLTELQGDELRRARGELVSIVFQDPFTTLDPVRRIGDQLLEVLLEHGVPEEEARGRVPQLLESVGLPREAARAYPHQLSGGQRQRVSIAAAIALEPRVLVADEPTTALDVIVQKQIMDLLDELRRRHGMAVVLVTHDIALAAERASSIAIMYAGKIVEQGPAEEVLREPLHPYTRALLDSVPDIDNPRWPRPIPGQPPDLRRPPPGCRFAPRCPVVMEKCRSKEPPVVSPRPGRKAACWLHAP; from the coding sequence ATGGCCGACACAGTGCTGCGGGTCGAGGATCTTAGCGTCTACTACTACACGCTGCGTGGAATAGTGCGCGCCGTGGAGGGGGCCTGGCTCGAGGCCAGGCGGGGAGAGCTCGTAGCCATCGTGGGGGAGAGCGGCAGCGGCAAGAGCACCTTGGGCTACTCGCTGCTCCGCCTAGTTCCGCCGCCCGGCAGGATAGTTAAGGGCCGCATACTGGTGGACGGCGTCGACCTCACGGAGCTACAGGGCGACGAGCTGCGCAGGGCCCGCGGGGAGCTGGTCTCGATCGTGTTCCAGGACCCGTTTACGACGCTCGACCCGGTGCGTAGGATCGGCGACCAGCTACTCGAGGTGCTACTGGAGCACGGAGTGCCCGAGGAGGAGGCGCGGGGCCGGGTCCCCCAGCTCCTAGAGTCGGTGGGGCTCCCCCGGGAGGCTGCACGGGCCTACCCACACCAGCTTAGCGGCGGGCAGAGGCAGAGAGTCTCGATAGCCGCTGCTATAGCGCTCGAGCCCCGGGTGCTCGTAGCCGACGAGCCCACGACCGCGCTGGACGTGATAGTGCAGAAACAGATAATGGATCTGTTAGACGAGCTACGGCGTCGCCACGGCATGGCGGTGGTCCTGGTCACGCACGACATAGCGCTCGCCGCGGAGAGGGCATCCAGCATAGCGATAATGTACGCTGGGAAGATAGTAGAGCAGGGCCCCGCCGAGGAGGTGCTACGGGAGCCCCTACACCCCTACACCCGGGCGCTACTAGACTCGGTCCCGGATATCGACAACCCACGGTGGCCACGCCCCATACCCGGCCAGCCGCCGGACCTTCGCCGCCCACCGCCAGGCTGCCGTTTCGCCCCAAGGTGCCCCGTGGTCATGGAGAAGTGTCGCAGCAAAGAGCCGCCCGTGGTCTCCCCGAGGCCTGGCCGGAAGGCGGCGTGCTGGCTACACGCCCCTTAG
- a CDS encoding ABC transporter permease, with protein sequence MTVSTVREKLVAVYYSLPRRGRGLVLAGIIIVAAIVFMAVAAPLLAPYSPVERSGRSLEPPSWEHPLGTDRLGRDVFSRIIYGSRTVLKVVFSSVLLSLAVGVPLGLVSGYHGGRIDRALSMFMDALYAFPGLVLAIALAAALGPRPENAAIAIAVVYIPTYFRMVRGQVLQLRESPFVETARALGLTSWRIMRRHILPHLVPTIMVVFSLSAADAVLTEAALSFLGLAVEPPTPDWGFDLYNAKGFARSAPWLIAAPGFMITLLATGFALIGEGLSEQVRRSEA encoded by the coding sequence ATGACTGTCTCCACGGTGAGGGAGAAGCTGGTAGCCGTCTACTACTCGTTGCCCCGGCGGGGCCGGGGCCTAGTACTAGCAGGCATCATCATCGTAGCAGCTATAGTCTTCATGGCTGTTGCCGCGCCGCTCCTAGCCCCGTACAGCCCCGTGGAGAGGAGTGGTAGGAGCCTCGAGCCGCCTAGCTGGGAGCACCCTCTGGGCACTGACCGGCTCGGCCGCGACGTGTTCTCAAGGATAATCTACGGCTCGCGGACCGTGTTGAAGGTTGTGTTCTCCTCGGTACTCCTAAGCCTCGCCGTGGGTGTGCCTCTGGGTCTTGTGAGCGGCTATCACGGCGGCCGGATAGACCGGGCGCTAAGCATGTTCATGGATGCTCTCTACGCTTTTCCTGGGCTAGTGCTCGCTATAGCGCTGGCTGCTGCGCTCGGCCCGCGCCCGGAGAACGCAGCAATAGCGATAGCAGTTGTATACATACCCACGTACTTCCGGATGGTTCGTGGCCAGGTGCTACAGCTACGCGAGAGCCCCTTCGTGGAGACAGCCCGGGCGCTCGGCCTAACGTCCTGGAGGATTATGAGGCGGCATATCTTGCCACACCTCGTGCCCACGATAATGGTCGTGTTTAGCCTCAGTGCCGCCGACGCTGTCTTGACCGAGGCTGCGCTGAGCTTTCTAGGCCTCGCCGTGGAGCCGCCCACACCGGACTGGGGCTTCGACCTCTACAACGCTAAGGGCTTCGCCCGCTCCGCACCCTGGCTCATAGCAGCCCCCGGCTTCATGATCACGCTCCTCGCCACAGGCTTCGCCCTGATAGGCGAGGGTCTGAGCGAGCAGGTGAGGAGGAGCGAGGCCTAG
- a CDS encoding ABC transporter permease, translating into MGLLRYIAVRAALIIPTVLILYTVTFFILRVLPGDPIAAALGTKNIPEEQLVEMRRQLGLDKPLYIQYIDYLAGVLHGDLGTSLVIRGRSIAADIAERLPATVELAVAGMLVSLAIGLSTGLLAGLKRDTKLDIVLRIYGAVSYTLFIPWLGLLLQLVFAIWLGWLPVSGRIDPGIELHEITGLYVVDSILTGNFEALRSALAHLVLPALTLGIVLSGPYTRLLRNHLAVALESNFVFAYRARGVRERRITWHAFRNAIIPVVTYAGLQFALLLGGAVLTETTFDWPGIGTYLVEKIQYRDYPAIQGVVIVFAFIVGLVSLIVDLLYALLDPRVRY; encoded by the coding sequence ATGGGGCTGTTACGGTACATAGCTGTACGTGCAGCACTAATTATACCTACTGTCCTCATACTGTATACTGTCACGTTCTTTATACTCCGCGTACTACCCGGCGACCCGATAGCAGCAGCTCTTGGGACTAAGAATATACCAGAGGAGCAGCTCGTCGAAATGAGGAGACAGCTTGGGCTCGACAAGCCTCTTTACATACAGTACATAGACTATCTTGCAGGTGTGCTCCATGGCGACTTGGGTACGAGCCTTGTGATTAGGGGGCGGTCTATAGCAGCTGACATAGCGGAGAGGCTGCCCGCCACGGTAGAGCTCGCTGTAGCTGGCATGCTTGTAAGCCTAGCCATCGGGCTCTCTACGGGGCTCCTAGCCGGGCTGAAGCGCGATACGAAGCTCGACATTGTTCTCCGCATTTACGGTGCAGTATCCTACACCCTGTTCATCCCATGGCTCGGCCTACTCCTGCAGCTAGTTTTCGCTATATGGCTCGGCTGGCTCCCTGTCAGCGGGAGGATTGACCCTGGAATAGAACTGCACGAGATCACTGGGCTCTATGTCGTTGACTCGATCCTTACGGGGAACTTTGAGGCGCTGCGTAGCGCGCTCGCACACCTGGTGCTCCCGGCGCTAACGCTGGGCATAGTGCTTAGCGGGCCTTATACCAGGCTTCTCCGCAACCACCTCGCCGTCGCGCTCGAGTCTAACTTCGTGTTTGCCTACCGGGCCCGTGGTGTGAGGGAGAGGAGGATAACCTGGCATGCGTTCCGCAACGCTATAATACCTGTCGTGACCTATGCTGGGCTTCAGTTCGCGCTCCTCCTAGGCGGCGCCGTGCTGACAGAGACTACCTTCGACTGGCCTGGTATCGGCACCTACCTGGTGGAGAAGATACAGTACCGCGACTACCCCGCTATACAGGGCGTAGTCATAGTGTTCGCGTTCATAGTCGGGCTCGTGAGCCTCATAGTGGACCTCCTCTACGCGCTCCTCGACCCGCGTGTACGCTACTAG
- a CDS encoding sulfide-dependent adenosine diphosphate thiazole synthase, with protein sequence MPLETKITRTIVTATAEEWAEIANVDVVIVGAGPAGMTAARYLAEKGLRVVVFERRLSFGGGIGGGGMLFHKIVVDEKTVPILEDFRVRYQKRNDLYVVDAAELMAKLAAHAIDAGARIIHGVQVDDVIIRYDPLRVVGVAIQWSAVIMSGLHVDPLFVYSRAVVDATGHDAEVLSVFSRKVPEAELIIPGEKSAYAEEAEKLVVEKTGRVLPGLYVAGMAVAALYNLPRMGPIFAGMLLSGKKIAEIIAEDLRA encoded by the coding sequence GTGCCACTCGAGACGAAGATTACTCGGACTATAGTCACAGCTACAGCCGAAGAGTGGGCCGAAATAGCTAACGTTGACGTAGTCATTGTTGGTGCTGGACCGGCGGGAATGACTGCTGCAAGGTACCTGGCCGAGAAGGGGTTACGGGTAGTCGTCTTTGAGAGAAGGCTCAGCTTCGGCGGGGGTATAGGCGGTGGTGGGATGCTATTCCACAAGATAGTAGTTGACGAGAAAACCGTACCAATACTAGAAGACTTCAGGGTAAGATACCAGAAACGTAACGACCTCTATGTCGTTGACGCAGCAGAGCTCATGGCTAAGCTAGCTGCACATGCTATAGACGCAGGAGCGAGGATAATACACGGTGTACAAGTGGACGATGTGATAATACGGTACGACCCGCTAAGAGTTGTAGGCGTAGCCATACAATGGAGTGCCGTGATTATGTCTGGGCTCCATGTCGACCCCCTCTTCGTCTACAGTAGAGCAGTTGTAGATGCCACTGGCCACGATGCCGAGGTGCTTAGTGTCTTCTCAAGGAAGGTTCCAGAGGCTGAGCTGATTATACCCGGCGAGAAGTCGGCATACGCAGAGGAGGCCGAGAAGCTCGTCGTCGAGAAGACGGGCCGCGTACTCCCAGGACTTTACGTTGCCGGCATGGCTGTAGCCGCGCTCTACAATCTACCACGGATGGGCCCAATATTTGCTGGTATGTTGTTGTCCGGTAAGAAGATAGCAGAGATCATAGCTGAGGATCTCAGAGCCTAA
- a CDS encoding bifunctional hydroxymethylpyrimidine kinase/phosphomethylpyrimidine kinase: protein MKSRRVAVALTIAGSDSGGGAGIEADLKTFAALGVHGVVAITSVTAQNTLGVYAVHDIPPEIVAKQIEAVAEDIGVNAAKTGMLSSSEIIVAVASTLRRYDFPLVIDPVMVAKSGAPLLKPDAVETLVKELIPRATLVTPNRMEAEKLTGIMIRSLDDARRAARRIVEEYGAEAAIVKGGHLDGDESVDVLYYRGRYREYRAPRIKNGCTHGTGCSFSAAIAAELAKGRELEEAVETAKRLITMAIDYGLRIGGGHCPVNPMAWLEIDAWRWRVVKSVEEALARLLSSEELVLPYAPEVGINIAEALPYPYARSIGDVAGVLGRVVKTPRGLRAGGPVALGASNHLARLVLAVMRHAPWLRAVVNIRYVPELVEAAENLGYRVARVDRSREPVEIRAREGGTMEWIAESVFSEIVADVVYDEGGWGKEPMIRVFGENAVAAVEKLLSIVERAERRR from the coding sequence TTGAAATCCCGAAGAGTAGCTGTAGCGTTGACTATTGCTGGGAGTGATTCCGGCGGCGGTGCGGGGATAGAGGCAGATCTCAAGACATTTGCCGCCTTGGGTGTGCATGGAGTAGTAGCGATTACTAGCGTGACTGCACAGAACACACTCGGGGTCTACGCTGTACACGACATACCTCCGGAGATCGTGGCTAAGCAGATAGAGGCTGTCGCAGAAGACATAGGTGTCAATGCTGCTAAGACCGGTATGCTGAGCAGTAGCGAGATAATAGTTGCTGTGGCCTCTACGCTCCGCCGGTACGACTTCCCCCTCGTCATAGACCCAGTTATGGTGGCTAAGAGTGGGGCCCCACTCCTAAAACCGGATGCAGTCGAGACCCTGGTAAAGGAGCTTATCCCCAGGGCTACGCTCGTAACGCCAAACAGGATGGAGGCTGAGAAGCTAACTGGGATAATGATTAGGAGTCTTGACGATGCCAGGAGGGCTGCCAGGAGGATCGTGGAGGAGTATGGGGCAGAGGCGGCGATAGTCAAGGGGGGCCACCTAGACGGCGACGAGAGCGTAGACGTGCTATACTACCGTGGAAGGTATAGGGAGTACCGCGCGCCGAGGATAAAGAACGGCTGCACCCATGGTACTGGCTGCTCGTTCTCGGCCGCGATAGCCGCTGAGCTAGCAAAAGGCAGGGAGCTAGAGGAGGCTGTGGAGACAGCCAAGAGGCTCATAACGATGGCCATAGACTACGGGCTGAGGATCGGCGGCGGGCACTGCCCTGTCAACCCAATGGCGTGGCTTGAGATCGACGCGTGGAGGTGGAGGGTTGTAAAGAGTGTCGAGGAAGCTCTTGCGAGGCTCTTGTCTAGCGAGGAACTAGTACTACCCTACGCCCCCGAGGTGGGCATAAACATTGCAGAGGCCTTGCCGTACCCCTACGCCAGGAGTATAGGCGACGTTGCTGGTGTGCTCGGCCGCGTAGTGAAGACTCCCCGGGGGCTACGCGCCGGCGGCCCCGTGGCTCTGGGCGCCTCGAACCATCTTGCACGGCTAGTGCTGGCGGTGATGCGGCACGCCCCCTGGCTGAGGGCAGTGGTCAACATACGATATGTTCCGGAGCTAGTTGAGGCGGCAGAGAACCTAGGCTACCGGGTTGCCCGTGTGGACCGTAGCAGGGAGCCCGTGGAGATCCGGGCAAGGGAAGGAGGCACGATGGAGTGGATAGCTGAGAGCGTGTTCAGCGAGATAGTGGCAGATGTGGTGTACGACGAGGGCGGCTGGGGCAAAGAGCCGATGATCAGGGTCTTCGGTGAGAACGCTGTAGCGGCGGTGGAGAAACTATTATCGATCGTGGAGCGTGCTGAGCGCCGGCGATAG
- a CDS encoding ABC transporter permease, with amino-acid sequence MAMSVEEKAMERGSPSWLQAFTAMAYRQLLRFRGARSRVANAVIFPLMWLVFFGYGWSVAFNQLGPMATRMFGGLSYLEYLAPGIIVMTVFTGGFGSGLGVIWDREFGYLKEILVSPAPRSAVLLGRITGDTLATMIQGTLMALLVSLAADYTSPRGILAGLAAALVAAYASASIGTLIALSMKSPEGFHMVVNLVMMPMLFLSGAFYPLDPLPGWVKAIAYVNPLTYAVDLTRGLMYGVHTLPLALDALGLAVVTGVFTLAAVAKFSKTYIA; translated from the coding sequence ATGGCCATGAGTGTGGAGGAGAAGGCCATGGAGCGGGGCTCGCCGAGCTGGCTCCAAGCATTCACAGCTATGGCTTACCGGCAGCTCCTGCGCTTCCGGGGCGCCCGTAGCAGAGTAGCGAACGCGGTGATCTTCCCGCTGATGTGGCTAGTCTTCTTCGGCTACGGGTGGAGCGTTGCCTTCAACCAGCTCGGGCCGATGGCTACACGTATGTTTGGCGGGCTCAGCTACCTCGAGTACCTAGCGCCAGGCATCATAGTGATGACTGTCTTCACCGGTGGCTTCGGCAGCGGCCTAGGCGTGATATGGGACAGGGAGTTCGGCTACCTGAAGGAGATACTAGTCTCGCCGGCCCCGCGTAGCGCCGTGCTCCTCGGCCGCATAACGGGGGACACCCTAGCCACCATGATACAGGGTACCTTGATGGCGCTGCTGGTCTCGCTGGCAGCAGACTACACGAGCCCGCGGGGGATACTGGCAGGACTAGCAGCCGCCCTCGTAGCCGCCTACGCCTCCGCAAGCATAGGCACGCTCATAGCGCTCTCGATGAAGAGCCCAGAGGGCTTCCACATGGTCGTGAACCTGGTGATGATGCCTATGCTGTTCCTCAGCGGCGCCTTCTACCCCCTGGACCCGCTGCCCGGTTGGGTAAAGGCGATAGCCTACGTCAACCCGCTGACCTACGCTGTCGACCTCACCCGAGGGCTCATGTACGGTGTGCACACGCTACCACTAGCCCTAGACGCGCTAGGACTAGCAGTAGTGACAGGCGTGTTCACCCTAGCAGCTGTGGCCAAGTTCAGTAAGACCTACATAGCATAA
- a CDS encoding ATP-binding cassette domain-containing protein has product MVLRFDELALGLAWFPVLPGYHVEEAFPVDVSTADMCFSGPPPRGLAPGRLWKGHEFMKNYVVVAEDLRKSYNGFEAVKGISFRVKHGIVYGLLGPNGAGKTTTIGMLITLIRPSGGRALVAGYDVLREPQRVRERIGVVFQEPTVDRDLTAWQNMLIHGLIYGLPRRVVEQRIPELLELVGLREHMHRPLRSFSGGMIRRLEIARALLNEPEVLFLDEPTIGLDPQARMKVWEVIEGLRRQGVTVFLTTHYMDEAERLCDRIAIIDHGRIIAEGSPEELKSLVGGDTVYITLDTRESAERLARLLREKSLADTVTVAGSTVVLVARDAPRLVPQVLEAARAAGLEVREVRYTRPSLNDVFVRLTGRSLRDEEGDWRDYMRLRIHARRG; this is encoded by the coding sequence ATGGTGTTACGTTTTGACGAGTTAGCCCTAGGGCTGGCCTGGTTTCCTGTACTCCCCGGGTATCACGTGGAAGAGGCATTCCCGGTCGATGTATCGACTGCCGATATGTGTTTTAGTGGTCCACCCCCTAGAGGGCTAGCCCCTGGGAGGCTCTGGAAGGGGCATGAGTTCATGAAGAACTACGTGGTTGTCGCTGAGGATCTAAGGAAGAGCTACAACGGGTTCGAGGCGGTAAAGGGGATAAGCTTCCGCGTAAAGCACGGCATAGTCTACGGGCTCCTCGGGCCCAACGGGGCCGGGAAGACCACGACCATAGGGATGCTCATCACGCTGATACGGCCTAGCGGCGGCCGCGCACTGGTAGCCGGCTACGATGTGCTCCGTGAGCCTCAGCGGGTCCGGGAGCGGATAGGCGTGGTGTTCCAGGAGCCTACTGTGGACCGGGATCTTACTGCGTGGCAGAACATGTTGATACACGGGCTTATCTACGGGCTCCCTCGCCGCGTAGTCGAGCAGCGTATACCAGAGCTGCTAGAGCTCGTCGGGCTCCGCGAGCACATGCACAGGCCGTTACGGAGCTTCAGCGGCGGTATGATAAGGCGGCTAGAGATAGCCCGGGCGCTGCTCAATGAGCCCGAGGTACTCTTCCTCGACGAGCCGACCATCGGCCTCGACCCCCAGGCCCGGATGAAGGTATGGGAGGTCATAGAGGGGCTACGCCGCCAGGGCGTAACCGTGTTCCTCACGACACACTACATGGACGAGGCTGAGAGGCTCTGCGACAGGATAGCGATAATAGACCACGGTAGGATTATCGCGGAGGGCTCGCCGGAGGAGCTGAAGAGCCTCGTAGGCGGCGACACGGTATACATCACGCTCGACACCAGGGAGTCCGCGGAGAGGCTCGCCAGGCTTCTCCGCGAGAAGAGCCTCGCCGACACGGTGACTGTCGCCGGCTCCACTGTGGTGCTCGTAGCCCGCGACGCGCCTCGGCTCGTACCCCAGGTCCTCGAAGCCGCCCGCGCTGCTGGGCTAGAGGTGCGTGAGGTACGCTACACCCGGCCCAGCCTCAACGACGTGTTTGTCAGGCTCACGGGGCGCAGCCTCCGCGACGAGGAGGGAGACTGGCGGGACTACATGCGTCTACGCATCCACGCACGGAGAGGCTAA
- a CDS encoding nucleotidyltransferase family protein codes for MAKAVILAGGFGKRLRPLTEDRPKPLVDVAGRPIIEWQILWLRSHGVREFVILLGYKWERLVERLGSGQRLGVRIAYVVEDEPLGTGGAIKNAEHLLKGEDYFIVLNGDIITNLDVNRLVAKLANSKDALVAMALVPLRSPYGVVELDQEDHIVRFVEKPTLDYWINAGVYAMKPGVLDYLPEKGDIERTAFPRLAEERRILGERFTDAYWRSIDTIKDLEEAARQIEALRFEEKFAQEDKG; via the coding sequence GTGGCTAAGGCTGTAATCCTCGCTGGTGGTTTTGGTAAGAGGCTTCGTCCCCTCACCGAGGACCGGCCGAAGCCTCTAGTCGATGTCGCGGGGAGGCCGATAATCGAGTGGCAGATACTCTGGCTCCGCAGTCACGGGGTACGAGAGTTTGTTATCCTCCTTGGCTACAAGTGGGAGCGGCTCGTGGAGAGGCTGGGTAGTGGCCAACGGCTAGGCGTAAGAATAGCCTATGTGGTCGAAGATGAGCCCCTTGGGACGGGGGGCGCGATTAAGAACGCTGAGCACCTCCTAAAGGGCGAAGACTACTTCATAGTCTTGAACGGTGACATAATAACAAACCTCGATGTCAACAGGCTGGTCGCAAAGCTGGCAAACAGCAAGGACGCACTAGTAGCTATGGCGCTCGTACCGCTCCGCAGTCCCTACGGCGTAGTAGAGCTAGACCAGGAAGACCACATAGTAAGGTTCGTCGAGAAGCCGACGCTAGACTACTGGATAAATGCAGGCGTCTACGCCATGAAGCCCGGAGTCCTCGACTACCTGCCTGAGAAGGGCGACATCGAGCGTACCGCGTTCCCCCGGCTAGCGGAGGAGCGTCGCATCCTAGGAGAACGATTCACAGACGCCTACTGGCGCAGTATCGATACGATAAAGGACCTCGAAGAGGCGGCTAGGCAGATAGAGGCTCTCCGTTTTGAGGAAAAATTCGCCCAGGAGGACAAAGGCTAG
- a CDS encoding transcriptional regulator has product MASDKTVGTLLVVVSILVILVYGWLLFAPPRPGIDMFLLKLTAFIAVAGVFGILAWIGYTLATTPPPKPIEEIERELEEELKRLEKELEEAEKKQES; this is encoded by the coding sequence ATGGCTTCCGACAAGACTGTGGGCACGCTGCTCGTGGTAGTGTCGATACTGGTTATACTCGTGTATGGCTGGCTACTATTCGCGCCACCACGTCCAGGCATCGACATGTTCCTGCTAAAGTTGACAGCATTTATCGCCGTCGCTGGAGTCTTCGGGATACTGGCCTGGATAGGCTACACACTAGCTACCACGCCACCGCCAAAGCCCATAGAGGAGATAGAGCGGGAGCTAGAGGAGGAGCTCAAGAGGCTTGAGAAGGAGCTAGAAGAGGCCGAGAAGAAACAGGAAAGCTAG
- a CDS encoding acyl-CoA thioesterase: MTEKPLFTARYRVHWSETDAAGIMHFSNFFRVLERCEEDLLASLGLIDRVIGHGIPPIAFPRVHAECRYTAPLRLADAYRVEITGIELGRTSITYRFRIVNETLGKVSAECSIVAVAYSIHEGKTIPIPEEMRKKLLDIGAVEKNREGG, from the coding sequence ATGACTGAGAAGCCACTATTCACAGCCCGGTACCGCGTGCATTGGAGCGAGACGGACGCGGCGGGGATAATGCACTTCAGCAACTTCTTCCGCGTCCTCGAGCGCTGCGAGGAAGACCTCCTAGCCAGCCTCGGACTCATAGACAGGGTCATAGGCCACGGCATACCACCCATCGCGTTCCCCAGGGTCCACGCCGAGTGCCGCTATACTGCTCCACTACGGCTCGCAGACGCCTATCGCGTCGAGATAACAGGGATAGAGCTGGGCAGGACAAGCATAACCTACAGGTTCCGAATAGTCAACGAGACCCTAGGCAAGGTCTCAGCAGAGTGCAGCATAGTAGCAGTAGCCTACAGCATCCACGAGGGCAAGACTATACCCATTCCCGAGGAGATGAGGAAGAAGCTACTCGATATAGGAGCAGTCGAGAAAAACAGGGAAGGAGGCTAG